The DNA window TATGGATTTTGCAGCGGAACAACACTACAAGGCCGCGCTCATCGAAGAAGCATTTGAACTTCACGACATCGTACTGCCCAACCCAATCGAAGTCTATACAGATGGTCAAACAGTGCATTATCGCAACAAAGTTGAATTTAGTTGGTTTGGTGATACGGGTGAGCAAGGTGATATTCTGAATCTCGCTTTTTTCCATAGAGGCAGTAAGGGAAAGATCGTAGTGGATGACTGCTCACTGCTGCCGCCCCCAGTAATGCAACTTGCGCGCATAATTCGCGACAGCTTGCAGGCTCGTGGTGCAAGCGCAAGGCAGCTTAAAACACTCCTTATTCGCTGCGATCAGCAAGGAAATTGCGCCTGGCAGCTTTATGTCAAAGATCCAGACTTTGATTTTATCGATGCAACAACTGCGAACGCACTACCTGCGCTGGGCGGTGAAATTATATATAGCGACCCCAAAAGTCCTGCGAGTCGCATTACTCGGCGACTAGCGTCATTTGGGGCACCAGTTCTTAATGACAGTATTTTTGGTAATCATTTTCAATACTCTCCAGAAAGCTTTTTCCAGGTCAATCTCCCTGTCTACAAAGAGGCGCTAAAGGACATGATGGACTGGATAACTGATGGGCGACTTGTCGACCTTTATAGCGGGGTCGGAAGTATTGGTCTAAGTATCACCAAAGGTAGCGTTGACCTAGTGGAGATCGACGAACATGCCGTAAAAGAAATGAGGGTCAATATAGCGTCTCAACAACGCTCAGCAACAGCCCGCGCGATACTAGCTCCAAGCGAAAAAGCGCTTGCGTACATCACCTCTGACGCAGTCATCGTCGTTGACCCGCCTCGAGCTGGATTACACCGCGACGTTATTGACCGCCTGCTTGAAGTACGACCAGATTGCATTATTTATTTAAGCTGCAACCCAGTAACACAAGCTCGTGATATTGCTTTGCTATCTTGTGTTTACGGTATCCGCTACCACAGAGGCTACAATTTTTTTCCTCGAACTCCACATATCGAACATCTTATCATTTTATACAAAAAACACTAGCATTATTGTATATATGTTTGTATAATGACCCTATGAAGTACGGTGCTCGTAGGGGTTTTACGCTAGTTGAAGTGTCGGTAGTAATTGCGCTACTCTCTGTCCTGGCATCAGTAACAGTCGTATCGTTCTCGCAAGCACAGCGCCAAGCGCGTGACAAAAGCCGTGAAGCAAACGCACAAATTATCGCTGGAGCATTAGAGAAATATTATGTCGCCAATGGCGAATATCCCGGCTGCAACAGAATTTCCCTCGATGCCGCTACTGTTACGTCGCAATACCTAATTGGCGTCGACAAGTCTGTATTGCGCATGCCACAAGACACCGCACCCGACGACAACTCCATTACTTGCGGTGAGGCGACACTAGCGACCAATGACATCTACGCTTATGTTGGAGAAACAAGTTCGACATGTAGCACCGGAACTTCCTGCCTAGAGTTCACTCTAAAGTGGCGACAAGAGGCCGATAACCAAACACGTTCAATCAGCAGCGAACACAAAGCTGTCATAGCCTCCTCGGGGGCAATAACCGTGTCTGCTTCGCCGACTGGCACTACGACCGGTGCCGCCTCATGGACAAGCATCCCCAATGCGCTGTCCTATACATTGCAAATCAGTACAAATGCTACCTTCACTGCGCCTACTTCATCGACCTACACAACAACAAATGGTACTTTCACTGGACTAAGCCAGGGAACAACCTATTGGGTACGCGCCAGAGCCAATTCGGCCAGTTCAACGGGAGATTGGTCAAATACCGCAACCCTGACTACCAATGCTATCGTCGCACCTACTATCAGCGTTTCTGCTCAATCTGCGACTCAAGTCGGCATATCGTGGGGAACGGTGGCGGGAGCATCTGGTTATAATTTGCAATACTCTGCCAACAATACAACCTGGTCGACTCTCGTAAACAGCACAGCAACAAATTCCTACACACATACGGGACTTAACCAGGGCGTACGCCTCTATTACAGAGTGCAGGCGATTGTTGCTAGTGTCCCTGGCAACTGGGCAGTGGCAAACGTTGTCACGCCTATTAATGCCCCGGCAGCCTTCACAACAACTCTTTCTAAACCATCGTGGAACTGGTGGACAATAGGGGCTGACCAGGCAATATGTCCTGCCGGCACCACCAGGTCGTGGGATTGGTACTACTATTCAAACATTCGCGGATCTCAGTTTTGGGCGAGCGGTACCGCATACAATTTTGTCGGCTTTAACGCAATGTGGGACGAATCAGTCAGCGTGAACGCATTTGCTCGCTGCTATACAGCAGAAACAACTAGTGGCTTTACGCAGGGTAGCCCTAATCAAGCATTCTCTATGCCATCAACATACACCTATATTGAAACTGGTAGTCCTTACCAGCCGCTATGGCGAAGTACTCACTGGGTTGCCTGGTGCCCTTCGTATACTACTAGCTGGAACTTTCATGTCTGGACTTCGCCTGCAGTTGGCATCGACTTCTGGACAACAGTGAATGATGGTTGGTATGACAAAGAGAATATTGCATGGGGGGATGGTAATAGCTGGCTGCAGTCACACTGCTATGGACCATGGGGGGATCTTGTGATTGAACGAAGTGCCAGCTATGGCAACGGTTGCATGCCACCGAATCCTGTAGCGATATGTTATTCACGATCACCGTACTAATAATTGGAGGCTCAGTCTGATGAAGAAAAAAATTCTTGTTACCGTAGCGTCAGTGCTTTTGGTCATATTGCTTGCGGCATTCACTTATTATTTACTCAGTACTTTCGTAAAACGACCTTCCAATAAAACAATCTCCACTCCAGAGCTAACGGAAGTGAAGAGCTTTGACGAGATCGCCAAACAGTACGGCCGACTTTCTACTAAGCTACCTGCCTACAGTCCTTTGGCCGGCAGCTATTCGACACTATCGTCATATTCCTATACACCCCAAGGGGCAACTTATAGCGTAACGGTAAATCTCCCATTTGTCGGTGGGTTTGAGCATAAAAATAAACAGTCCGAGGACCTCACCGATGTAACAAAAATAACGACTGAACTATTGGTCTCGAAGGGGTTCAAGGAAACTAATTATCCGGGTCGGTCGGCGAAGCTCTTTGACAGTAAAAATGTTATATGTCTTGTTGGCTCGGCTGCTAAAACCAAGGAAAACGCTGCCTATTCTGCCCTCTACTGTTCGCAAAAAAATGAACGTGGCGTGCTAGAAACTGAGTCCAAAGAAGTAAAGAAACTTATTGAACTTATCAAGGACTCTCCGTCTCCACTTGATAACTCACCAACGATTAGCAGATATACTGTCACAGAAAACGAGAAAAAATTTACCACGCTTATGTTTGTGTACAGTGGCAAACTGCCGTCACGTGCGTATTTTGCATCTGTCAACGATAAAACGTATTATTTAGGCTCAGCACTCCACAGCTCGTACGATAATGATACTCCCAGCGAATTACCTGTTGGGGTTCTAAAGGCCGCAAACGATACAGCACTCTATGGTGATTTCATAAAACGTCAGTTTAGACTCTGATACCTATGTCTTCTAGGTGGAAAAAGCATAACTTACGCTGCTACGATAATAATTATGCTCACGCCTGGGGTGGTTTTACTCTATTAGAGATTGCTTTCATAACTGCAGTTTTAGCGGTCCTGTTCACCATGGCAGTGGCTACTTTTAACCGGGTTCAGTCGGGGTCTCGCGATAATAAGCGCGATCTTGATATGCATATTCTATATAGTGAACTCGAAAAGTACTATGAATCTCACGGGGAATACCCTGCTGGCTGCCCGGATACTGACTCTTCCGTTCTTGCCGGACAATGCTGGTTACTATCGACTAATGCGATGGCAGCGCCGTCGCTTGACTCGAGTACGTCATTATCAAGTCTGCAGACTATTCTACCTGGAATTGGCGACGACTGGGGCGACCCACGTTTTCCAGTCAATAGCGATGGGTCTCCAGTAGCAAGTCCCGGCGATATAAAACCTTTCATGTTACGCGACACATCAAACGACGATGGAAGGTACTTTTACCTGGGCTCAAGTAGTACCGGCGATGTCAGCACAAGCCGACCATCCTATTTCAGCCTACATTGTACTTTTCTCTTACCGGCTTCGAGTATAATCCCTAGTAATTATATGGCAGGTTATTTCAGCGAGGTAGATACAAAATGGCACCTGTTTCATGGTCTGCACGGTGAAAAGTGGCAAATCGAAAACTGCACCGAAGGCGTGGAGTATATTATTGATACAACAATCTGACTAGCTAGTCTTGATCCGACGATAGGTAAATTTGGCGGCCGCACGCCAGCCACCACGCGCATCACTATCGGCCTTGCGGATAGTACCATCAATTATTTCACTTACAAGAAAAAGGGCAGGAGAATAGGGCGCAAGCGTGCGATAAAACATAATATCTGATTCATGCACGTCTTTACGACCCGGAAACACAGTGCGAAATTTTTCGCGGCCAATATCGTCGAAATAAGTAGGCCTGCCTTTTGGCGGAAGGTACATTTCAGGCCTCAGATTCATGCGCGCAGCGATTTTTTTGACGTCACCAAGCAACAGACGCGCCGGACCGTAAATATAGCAGTAAAGTTGCTTCTTGGTCGATAAAAACACTGTCGCTTTGGCAGAATGCCCGACATCGACCC is part of the Candidatus Saccharibacteria bacterium genome and encodes:
- a CDS encoding class I SAM-dependent RNA methyltransferase produces the protein MKNVRHATLSLDKVVGGGQTIGTLADGRKALVWGGLPGEEVEIQITKKKSRFVEGVVAQVLAASDERIEPLDPTSYLSTSPWQIMDFAAEQHYKAALIEEAFELHDIVLPNPIEVYTDGQTVHYRNKVEFSWFGDTGEQGDILNLAFFHRGSKGKIVVDDCSLLPPPVMQLARIIRDSLQARGASARQLKTLLIRCDQQGNCAWQLYVKDPDFDFIDATTANALPALGGEIIYSDPKSPASRITRRLASFGAPVLNDSIFGNHFQYSPESFFQVNLPVYKEALKDMMDWITDGRLVDLYSGVGSIGLSITKGSVDLVEIDEHAVKEMRVNIASQQRSATARAILAPSEKALAYITSDAVIVVDPPRAGLHRDVIDRLLEVRPDCIIYLSCNPVTQARDIALLSCVYGIRYHRGYNFFPRTPHIEHLIILYKKH
- a CDS encoding prepilin-type N-terminal cleavage/methylation domain-containing protein; the protein is MKYGARRGFTLVEVSVVIALLSVLASVTVVSFSQAQRQARDKSREANAQIIAGALEKYYVANGEYPGCNRISLDAATVTSQYLIGVDKSVLRMPQDTAPDDNSITCGEATLATNDIYAYVGETSSTCSTGTSCLEFTLKWRQEADNQTRSISSEHKAVIASSGAITVSASPTGTTTGAASWTSIPNALSYTLQISTNATFTAPTSSTYTTTNGTFTGLSQGTTYWVRARANSASSTGDWSNTATLTTNAIVAPTISVSAQSATQVGISWGTVAGASGYNLQYSANNTTWSTLVNSTATNSYTHTGLNQGVRLYYRVQAIVASVPGNWAVANVVTPINAPAAFTTTLSKPSWNWWTIGADQAICPAGTTRSWDWYYYSNIRGSQFWASGTAYNFVGFNAMWDESVSVNAFARCYTAETTSGFTQGSPNQAFSMPSTYTYIETGSPYQPLWRSTHWVAWCPSYTTSWNFHVWTSPAVGIDFWTTVNDGWYDKENIAWGDGNSWLQSHCYGPWGDLVIERSASYGNGCMPPNPVAICYSRSPY